A single genomic interval of Helianthus annuus cultivar XRQ/B chromosome 6, HanXRQr2.0-SUNRISE, whole genome shotgun sequence harbors:
- the LOC110865608 gene encoding uncharacterized protein LOC110865608, whose product MPKDRRDRSVSVDRSWTSPYICNSSHSRRSLTKSPLETESVKEWEEARCPVCMEHPHNAILLLCSSHEKGCRPFMCDTSYRHSNCFDQFQKASSEMQQLMDQQETTPVISTETAQTAHSGTLEGGSTTPALKLVCPLCRGEVNGWIVVEAARLFMNSKSRSCASETCDFSGTYTDLRKHARLVHPLVRPSEADPDRQRDWRRLERQRDIGDLLSSLQSSIGDERGEDNNNNRDNSTSALSFDEGGWMTVFFLIRVFRPRTSSRSSSWSGTSRARAHVTIRRRPSTRLWGETHNDEPRDDDNESSDGGSGPPDLLPNDES is encoded by the coding sequence ATGCCGAAAGATAGAAGAGACCGATCTGTGTCGGTTGACAGATCTTGGACTTCTCCGTATATATGTAACAGTAGTCACTCGAGGCGGTCATTGACTAAAAGCCCTTTAGAAACCGAGAGCGTAAAAGAATGGGAAGAAGCGAGATGCCCTGTTTGTATGGAGCACCCTCACAACGCCATTTTGTTGTTGTGTTCTTCGCATGAAAAGGGTTGTCGACCGTTTATGTGCGACACAAGTTACCGTCACTCGAACTGTTTTGACCAGTTTCAGAAAGCGTCTTCTGAGATGCAACAGTTGATGGATCAGCAAGAAACAACACCTGTTATTTCTACGGAAACTGCACAAACCGCACATTCGGGAACTTTGGAAGGCGGGTCTACTACGCCTGCGTTGAAGCTGGTCTGCCCGTTGTGTCGTGGGGAGGTGAACGGGTGGATTGTGGTGGAGGCTGCTCGTTTGTTTATGAACTCGAAATCCAGAAGCTGTGCTAGCGAGACGTGTGACTTTTCAGGTACATATACGGACCTAAGGAAGCATGCGCGGCTGGTGCACCCACTGGTCAGACCGTCTGAAGCTGACCCGGACCGTCAACGGGATTGGAGGCGGTTAGAACGCCAGAGGGACATCGGAGACCTGTTAAGTAGTCTTCAGTCTTCTATAGGAGATGAGAGGGGtgaagataataataataatagagaTAATAGCACTAGTGCGTTATCATTTGATGAAGGGGGATGGATGACTGTTTTTTTCTTGATTAGGGTTTTTAGACCGCGAACTAGTTCAAGGAGCAGCAGCTGGTCCGGAACTTCTCGGGCCAGAGCCCATGTGACCATTAGAAGGAGACCCAGTACGCGGCTATGGGGTGAGACTCATAATGACGAGCCCAGAGATGACGATAATGAGTCCTCAGACGGGGGTTCGGGTCCCCCTGATCTGCTGCCAAACGATGAATCTTGA